One Oxyura jamaicensis isolate SHBP4307 breed ruddy duck chromosome 30, BPBGC_Ojam_1.0, whole genome shotgun sequence genomic region harbors:
- the NXNL1 gene encoding nucleoredoxin-like protein 1, which yields MASLFAGKVLVVNTGDRDEVETERELGQALENKVVLLYFGAAGCPRCRRFAPVLRDFFVRLTDEFYVERASQLGLVYVSRDATAQQQDAFLRTMPKRWLSLPFGDEFKRELEQRFAVSDVPRVVVLKPNGEVIAGDAVEEISRLGPACFRNWQEAAELVDRNFLLAEDFDDWAWRSLTDPFRRLKYKVDKRTEAEDEERKGEDEESL from the exons ATGGCCTCCCTGTTCGCCGGGAAGGTGCTGGTGGTGAACACCGGGGACCGGGACGAGGTGGAGACCGAGCGGGAGCTGGGGCAGGCCCTGGAGAACAAGGTGGTGCTGCTGTACTTCGGGGCGGCCGGGTGCCCGCGGTGCCGCCGGTTCGCCCCGGTGCTCAGGGACTTCTTCGTGAGGCTGACGGATGAGTTCTACGTGGAGCGGGCTTCGCAGCTCGGCCTCGTCTACGTCTCCCGGGACGCCACCGCCCAGCAGCAGGACGCCTTCCTCAGGACCATGCCCAAGAGGTGGCTGTCCCTGCCCTTCGGGGACGAGTTCAAAAG ggagctggagcagcgCTTCGCCGTGTCCGACGTGCCCAGGGTGGTGGTGCTGAAGCCGAACGGGGAGGTCATCGCTGGGGACGCCGTGGAGGAGATCAGCCGCCTGGGCCCTGCCTGCTTCCGAAACTGGCAGGAGGCTGCCGAGCTGGTGGACAGGAATTTTCTCTTGGCAGAGGATTTCGATGACTGGGCATGGAGAAGCCTCACCGACCCCTTCCGCCGCCTCAAGTACAAGGTGGACAAGAGGACGGAGGCCGAGGATGAagagaggaaaggggaggaTGAAGAGTCTTTGTAG